From Microcystis aeruginosa NIES-2549, a single genomic window includes:
- a CDS encoding amino acid ABC transporter ATP-binding protein, translating to MTTTTPVIVSEGLRKSYGSLEVLKGVTGTLYQGDVVSVIGPSGCGKSTFLRCLNRLETINGGRLEVMGIDISSPKLNQSVLRKLRSRVSMVFQHFNLFPHLTVLQNLMLAPKQVLHHPENEAKDTAIHYLEKVGLAPKADVYPDQLSGGQKQRVAIARSLCMKPEVILFDEPTSALDPELVGEVLNVMRQLADEGMTMVVVTHEMQFAKEVSNKVLFFNQGVIEEAGDPDTFFNNPHSERLQAFLSRINSN from the coding sequence ATGACCACTACCACCCCTGTGATTGTTAGTGAAGGTTTACGCAAAAGTTACGGCTCTTTAGAGGTACTCAAAGGAGTTACAGGCACTCTTTATCAAGGGGACGTGGTATCGGTAATCGGTCCCTCTGGCTGCGGCAAAAGTACCTTTTTACGCTGTCTCAATCGTTTGGAAACAATTAACGGCGGCCGCTTGGAGGTGATGGGAATTGACATCTCTTCCCCGAAGTTAAATCAATCGGTCCTCCGCAAGTTACGCAGCCGGGTAAGTATGGTGTTTCAACACTTTAATCTTTTTCCCCATCTCACCGTTTTACAAAACTTGATGTTGGCCCCCAAGCAAGTGTTACACCACCCGGAAAATGAGGCTAAAGATACGGCAATTCATTATCTGGAAAAGGTGGGTTTGGCCCCAAAAGCCGATGTTTATCCCGACCAATTATCGGGAGGACAAAAACAACGGGTGGCGATCGCTCGCAGTCTCTGCATGAAACCAGAGGTGATTTTATTTGATGAACCCACTTCGGCCCTGGATCCGGAATTAGTCGGGGAAGTGTTAAACGTTATGCGTCAATTGGCCGATGAGGGGATGACTATGGTAGTCGTCACCCACGAAATGCAGTTCGCCAAGGAAGTCTCTAACAAGGTTTTGTTCTTTAATCAAGGTGTCATCGAAGAAGCAGGTGATCCCGACACTTTCTTTAATAATCCCCACAGCGAGCGCTTACAAGCCTTTTTAAGTCGCATCAATAGTAATTAG
- a CDS encoding bZIP transcription factor, with protein MANTPRISPQVPQSCTGRPSVPLSVYRELVKELQATQARVEFLEAQNQQLVKSNRQLRQEIETVVAQGRRLEKVVKSFERNPVEEPSFVIPVPPRLVTPPSPSLRVKEEIPVTRPITVTASKQPFPKNTWLLVGLIIVVVLTSGFGAFWLISASRNAGSTD; from the coding sequence ATGGCCAATACGCCCCGTATTTCCCCCCAAGTACCCCAGAGTTGCACCGGTCGCCCCTCGGTTCCCCTCTCGGTCTATCGAGAATTAGTCAAAGAATTGCAGGCCACCCAGGCACGGGTGGAATTTCTAGAAGCACAAAACCAGCAACTTGTCAAGAGTAATCGGCAATTACGTCAGGAAATCGAGACAGTAGTTGCTCAGGGAAGACGATTAGAAAAAGTGGTAAAGAGTTTCGAGAGGAATCCCGTCGAGGAACCCTCCTTCGTCATCCCAGTTCCTCCCCGTCTGGTTACACCTCCCTCTCCTTCGCTGCGGGTTAAGGAAGAAATCCCGGTCACTCGTCCCATCACCGTTACTGCTTCAAAACAGCCATTTCCTAAAAATACTTGGTTATTGGTCGGGTTAATTATTGTCGTGGTTCTTACCTCCGGTTTCGGGGCTTTTTGGCTTATTTCTGCCTCTAGAAACGCGGGTTCGACCGACTGA
- a CDS encoding fatty acyl-AMP ligase, with translation MKAITSILDTRAEQTPNQLAYIFLKDGQNQESSIDYKTLQQESKAIADSLLSLCRQGDRALLLYPQGLEFITAFLGCLYAGIVAVPAYPPKRNQKMSRLLAIIEDSRPQIILTTSSLVEKIKSTLESFLDLSVTRLLVTDNVNNNQDFKLHLPRISGDTLAFLQYTSGSTGAPKGVMISHDNVAHNSAYIQKAFQLTGKSVSMTWLPSFHDMGLIDGIIQPLYTGFLGVVMSPESFLKNPMLWLEAITKYQATHSGGPNLGYELCVQRITSEQQEMLDLSSWITAYNGAEPIRRKTMENFINKFQSSGFQSRYFYPCYGMAEATLMISGGNIEDEPVYLNVQSESLENNQVVEAEKDSKNYQELVGCGHVWENMAVKIVDPESCLECDENQVGEIWVSGSSVAQGYWQQEEKTIATFQAKLADGDQGNFFRTGDLGFRREGELFITGRIKDVIIIWGRNHYPQDVEYSVQQSHQALRLDSGAAFTIEVDNQDKLVIVQEVERTYLSKLNVNEVFSAIREAVALHHALQVYAIALIKPASILKTSSGKIQRQACRHAFLTNRLAIVAQWQQNKLS, from the coding sequence ATGAAAGCAATAACCTCAATTCTTGACACCAGAGCCGAGCAAACCCCCAATCAGTTAGCCTACATCTTTCTTAAGGATGGTCAAAATCAAGAATCATCCATTGACTACAAAACCTTACAGCAAGAATCAAAGGCGATCGCTGATAGCTTACTTTCTCTTTGCCGCCAAGGTGATCGCGCTTTATTACTTTATCCCCAAGGTTTAGAATTTATTACAGCTTTTTTGGGGTGTCTATATGCTGGGATTGTTGCGGTTCCCGCTTACCCACCAAAGCGTAATCAAAAAATGTCTCGATTACTAGCAATTATTGAAGATTCTCGCCCTCAAATTATTCTGACAACCAGTTCACTTGTAGAGAAAATTAAGTCAACACTTGAATCTTTTTTAGACTTATCAGTAACCAGACTTTTAGTCACAGACAATGTGAATAATAACCAAGACTTTAAATTGCATCTTCCCAGGATTAGCGGTGATACCCTAGCATTTCTTCAATACACATCAGGTTCAACTGGTGCGCCGAAAGGAGTCATGATTTCCCATGACAACGTTGCCCATAATTCTGCTTATATTCAAAAAGCATTTCAACTGACAGGAAAAAGTGTTTCTATGACCTGGTTGCCCAGTTTCCATGACATGGGTTTAATTGATGGTATTATTCAACCGCTTTATACAGGTTTTTTAGGTGTTGTTATGTCGCCTGAATCTTTTTTAAAAAATCCAATGCTTTGGTTAGAAGCAATTACTAAATATCAAGCTACTCATAGCGGCGGTCCAAATTTAGGCTATGAATTATGTGTGCAGAGAATTACGTCTGAACAGCAAGAAATGCTTGATCTCAGTAGTTGGATCACTGCCTACAATGGAGCCGAGCCAATACGACGAAAAACGATGGAAAACTTTATTAACAAGTTTCAATCTTCTGGGTTTCAATCTCGATATTTTTATCCCTGTTACGGCATGGCAGAAGCCACACTAATGATTTCTGGAGGTAATATCGAAGATGAGCCAGTTTACTTAAATGTTCAATCAGAATCCTTAGAGAATAATCAGGTAGTAGAAGCGGAGAAAGACAGTAAAAATTATCAGGAACTTGTCGGTTGCGGCCATGTCTGGGAAAATATGGCAGTAAAAATTGTCGATCCTGAAAGTTGTTTAGAATGTGATGAAAATCAAGTGGGAGAAATTTGGGTTTCGGGTTCTAGTGTTGCCCAAGGATATTGGCAACAAGAAGAAAAAACGATCGCAACTTTTCAGGCTAAATTAGCTGATGGGGATCAAGGAAATTTTTTCCGAACAGGCGATTTAGGTTTTAGGCGAGAAGGAGAACTATTTATCACGGGAAGAATCAAAGATGTCATCATTATTTGGGGACGAAATCATTACCCCCAAGACGTTGAATATTCTGTACAACAAAGTCATCAGGCTCTGCGTTTAGATTCTGGGGCAGCTTTTACAATAGAAGTAGATAATCAAGACAAATTAGTGATTGTTCAGGAAGTAGAGCGTACCTATTTAAGCAAGTTAAATGTCAATGAAGTTTTCTCGGCTATTCGTGAAGCCGTTGCTCTCCATCATGCCTTACAGGTTTATGCGATCGCATTAATTAAACCCGCAAGTATTCTCAAAACCTCTAGCGGTAAAATTCAACGCCAGGCTTGTCGTCATGCTTTTCTCACAAACAGGCTGGCGATTGTTGCACAATGGCAACAAAATAAGTTATCATGA
- a CDS encoding acyl carrier protein has translation MSREKIEQWLTDRLTSLLGVDREDIDLEKSIFTYGLDSSVALSLTGELEVMLGLELDPILFWEYPKISELSEYLVAELAQK, from the coding sequence ATGAGTCGAGAAAAAATTGAACAGTGGCTAACAGATAGGCTGACAAGTCTTCTAGGTGTAGATAGGGAAGACATTGATTTAGAAAAATCTATTTTCACCTATGGACTAGATTCTTCCGTTGCCTTGAGTCTTACTGGCGAGTTGGAAGTCATGCTTGGTTTAGAGCTAGACCCAATTTTATTTTGGGAATATCCCAAAATTAGTGAATTATCTGAATATTTAGTAGCTGAACTAGCTCAAAAATAG
- a CDS encoding tellurite resistance TerB family protein produces MSLFSGLSRVRQQSNVSLTPAEAFAAITLVAVAADGYLSEEETQALITTLSRMHLYRSYPREVIGRLFDRLCAILSRQGAQVLLNMAIDSLPHDLYETAFAVTADLILADGEVSSEEENLLNKLYKILEIPEQTAIKIIDVMIIKNKG; encoded by the coding sequence ATGAGCTTATTTAGTGGGTTATCTCGTGTTCGTCAGCAGAGTAACGTTTCTCTAACTCCCGCAGAAGCGTTTGCGGCAATTACTCTAGTGGCAGTTGCCGCCGATGGTTATTTATCGGAAGAGGAAACCCAAGCTTTAATTACCACCCTAAGCCGAATGCACCTATATCGCAGTTATCCCCGCGAGGTAATCGGACGGTTATTTGATAGGCTGTGCGCGATTTTAAGCCGTCAGGGCGCTCAAGTTCTGCTCAATATGGCAATCGACTCACTTCCCCACGATCTATACGAAACCGCTTTTGCCGTAACTGCGGATCTGATTCTGGCCGATGGGGAGGTTAGTAGTGAGGAAGAAAATTTACTCAACAAACTCTACAAAATTTTAGAAATCCCCGAACAGACGGCGATCAAGATAATTGATGTCATGATTATTAAGAACAAGGGATAG
- a CDS encoding ABC transporter permease subunit (The N-terminal region of this protein, as described by TIGR01726, is a three transmembrane segment that identifies a subfamily of ABC transporter permease subunits, which specificities that include histidine, arginine, glutamine, glutamate, L-cystine (sic), the opines (in Agrobacterium) octopine and nopaline, etc.) — MIKFWRGRAVQRVIFALLGLVLALGLSVIPAFSQTPPNPFRVATEATFPPFEFQQGGQLTGFDIDLMRAIGEEADLNIDFRNLPFDGIIPALQARTVEAAISGMTITAERAQAISFSRPYFKAGLAIAVREDNKTIKNFEDLKGKRIAVQIGTTGALEAIKIPGSVVSQFDSAALALQELINGRVDAVVNDKPVTLYAIKEAGLRGVKVVGELLTEEFYGIALPKNSPYLQLINDALGRVIESGRYDAIFRQWFGEKPPELPLVAPALKNLQESSFNWGELFYNLIFKGVPWTILLTVLSFLFGLIGGTLVAIALISPYKWLKIICRIYVDFFRGTPMLVQLFLIYFGLPGLFREIGLNIDLDRLPAALFALSLNVAAYLAEIMRGGIQSIDNGQWEACSSLGMSPVQTMREVIFPQAFRRMLPPLGNEFITLIKDTSLAAVIGFEELFRQGQLMVATTYKAFEIYIAVALVYLVLTTLSSVVFKRLEIYMDPLHKSKQEQKA; from the coding sequence ATGATTAAATTTTGGCGAGGGCGGGCGGTACAGAGAGTTATCTTTGCCTTGTTAGGATTAGTCTTGGCGCTAGGATTAAGTGTTATTCCCGCTTTTTCCCAGACTCCTCCTAATCCTTTTCGAGTCGCCACAGAAGCGACTTTTCCGCCCTTTGAATTTCAACAAGGGGGACAATTAACTGGGTTTGATATCGATTTAATGCGAGCGATTGGAGAGGAAGCTGATCTCAACATTGACTTTAGAAATTTACCCTTTGATGGCATTATTCCGGCTCTACAAGCGAGAACAGTGGAAGCCGCTATTAGTGGCATGACTATCACCGCCGAACGGGCCCAGGCGATTTCTTTTTCTCGACCTTATTTTAAGGCTGGTTTAGCGATCGCTGTTCGGGAAGATAATAAAACGATTAAAAATTTTGAAGACTTAAAAGGCAAAAGAATTGCCGTCCAAATTGGCACGACGGGAGCCTTAGAAGCGATAAAAATACCCGGGTCAGTGGTTAGTCAATTTGACTCGGCGGCTTTAGCTTTGCAGGAATTAATTAATGGTCGAGTTGATGCGGTAGTTAACGATAAACCCGTGACTTTGTATGCAATTAAAGAAGCGGGTTTACGAGGTGTAAAAGTAGTCGGAGAATTATTAACGGAAGAATTCTACGGCATTGCTTTACCCAAAAATTCCCCCTATCTCCAGTTAATTAATGATGCTCTCGGTCGAGTCATAGAAAGTGGTCGGTACGATGCTATTTTTCGGCAATGGTTTGGAGAAAAACCGCCAGAATTACCCTTAGTTGCCCCAGCTTTAAAGAATTTACAGGAATCGAGTTTTAACTGGGGAGAATTATTCTATAACCTGATTTTTAAAGGGGTTCCCTGGACAATTCTGTTAACGGTTCTGTCTTTTCTGTTCGGGTTAATCGGCGGAACTTTAGTGGCTATTGCCCTGATTTCTCCCTACAAATGGTTAAAAATAATTTGCCGCATCTATGTGGATTTCTTTCGGGGAACACCGATGCTGGTGCAATTATTCTTGATCTATTTTGGTTTGCCCGGGTTGTTCCGAGAAATTGGCTTAAATATCGACTTAGATCGTTTACCAGCGGCCTTATTTGCCCTCAGTTTAAATGTAGCGGCCTATTTAGCTGAAATTATGCGCGGCGGTATTCAATCGATCGATAATGGTCAATGGGAAGCTTGTTCTAGTCTAGGAATGTCCCCAGTGCAAACCATGCGCGAGGTGATTTTTCCCCAAGCTTTTCGCCGGATGTTGCCACCGTTGGGGAATGAATTTATCACCCTAATTAAAGATACCAGTTTAGCGGCAGTAATCGGTTTTGAAGAATTATTCCGGCAAGGTCAATTAATGGTAGCCACTACCTATAAAGCTTTCGAGATTTATATTGCCGTTGCTTTAGTTTATTTGGTTTTAACTACCCTTTCCTCCGTGGTATTTAAGCGCTTAGAGATTTATATGGATCCCCTACATAAATCTAAACAGGAACAGAAAGCCTAG
- a CDS encoding cytochrome P450, translating to MFAQLRQEDPIHKSIFGTWIITRYADALTILNDKRFQVDNFPERLQLKSAYLKEDNLDILAQTTDKWLFFLEPPDHTRIKNALIPSFSRASLNAMRPKIQAIVDDLLDRFAPRGEMEIIADFATPLPAFAITKILGLPIEDYQQLMRWSAKTVFIFDQPVSLEEYKEQNQILIEHRAYFAQKVAEYKRQPNDGLISQLANYKDNINALTEDEIISTSILLMATSQESMKGLLSNGLLALLKHPQSLEYVRQNPGNIENIVEELLRYDSPIQYVSRRAIEDVEVSGKIIHRGEYVVIYLGAVNHDPEYFSNPQQLDFSRRKPNLGFGGGLHYCIGMFLARLQVQIALNAMVQRLPDICLNTDKLDWCDSKISRRLKTLPVKFTPLA from the coding sequence GTGTTTGCGCAGCTTCGTCAAGAAGATCCTATCCACAAAAGTATTTTTGGAACATGGATTATTACTCGTTATGCCGATGCCCTTACTATTTTAAATGATAAGCGATTCCAAGTAGATAATTTTCCTGAACGCCTTCAGCTAAAAAGTGCCTATCTCAAAGAAGATAATCTAGACATTCTTGCACAAACTACTGATAAATGGTTGTTTTTTTTGGAACCACCCGATCATACTCGAATTAAAAATGCACTAATTCCATCCTTTTCTAGAGCCTCGCTCAATGCTATGCGTCCTAAAATTCAGGCAATTGTTGACGATTTACTGGATAGATTTGCCCCAAGGGGAGAGATGGAAATCATAGCAGATTTTGCGACCCCTCTTCCTGCTTTTGCGATTACTAAAATATTAGGTTTACCGATTGAAGATTATCAACAATTAATGCGATGGTCTGCTAAGACCGTTTTCATTTTTGATCAACCAGTATCTTTGGAAGAATATAAAGAGCAAAATCAAATTCTCATTGAACATAGAGCCTATTTTGCTCAAAAAGTAGCTGAATATAAAAGACAACCAAACGACGGTTTGATCAGCCAGTTAGCTAATTATAAAGATAATATAAATGCCCTAACAGAAGATGAAATAATTAGCACTTCTATTCTGTTAATGGCGACATCCCAGGAATCAATGAAAGGACTACTGAGTAATGGTCTTTTAGCCCTTTTAAAACACCCACAAAGTTTAGAATATGTAAGACAAAATCCTGGTAATATTGAAAATATTGTCGAAGAATTGCTACGTTATGATAGTCCTATTCAGTATGTCTCTCGTCGAGCAATAGAAGACGTTGAGGTTTCAGGAAAAATTATTCATCGTGGGGAGTATGTCGTTATCTATCTCGGTGCAGTAAACCATGACCCTGAATACTTTTCTAATCCCCAACAACTGGATTTCAGTCGTCGCAAACCTAATTTGGGTTTTGGCGGTGGCCTTCACTATTGCATAGGAATGTTTTTAGCCAGGCTTCAAGTGCAAATCGCCCTAAATGCCATGGTGCAACGTTTGCCAGATATTTGCCTCAATACAGATAAATTAGACTGGTGCGACAGCAAGATTTCAAGAAGATTAAAAACTCTTCCTGTCAAATTTACTCCTCTTGCTTAA